The following are encoded in a window of Alosa sapidissima isolate fAloSap1 chromosome 12, fAloSap1.pri, whole genome shotgun sequence genomic DNA:
- the LOC121678529 gene encoding protein SPO16 homolog, with amino-acid sequence MIMADQQKCDSWQTTVIVSTSLQNHESARLLCAQQHRIRFSDGVEPGSFVFPLSGTAFMLVVPQEIQESLENTDLYEKIQKFVQVHRNSFLLLQAPVFGKKEWDIMAAVQIRFFGTNLRVLPVHCNANMVKGMLALAKATSKPHVDTVRDRMSLVRAHLIERSPVWELLRDIQTQMMAVPTGNWTPGV; translated from the exons ATGATCATGGCAGATCAGCAAAAGTGTGATTCATGGCAGACTACAGTGATAGTTAGCACATCACTTCAG AATCACGAGTCGGCTAGGCTGTTGTGCGCTCAACAGCATCGGATTCGGTTTTCAGATGGTGTCGAACCTGGATCCTTCGTTTTCCCTCTTTCAG GTACGGCCTTCATGTTAGTGGTCCCTCAGGAGATTCAAGAGTCACTGGAGAACACTGACCTGTATGAGAAAATCCAAAAGTTTGTGCAGGTGCACAGAAATAGTTTCCTCTTGCTCCAGGCTCCCGTGTTCGGGAAGAAAGAGTGGGATATCATGGCAGCTGTACAGATCAG ATTCTTTGGCACTAACCTCCGTGTTCTTCCAGTCCACTGTAATGCAAACATGGTCAAGGGAATGTTGGCTCTTGCAAAG GCCACCAGCAAGCCCCATGTGGACACTGTGAGGGACCGCATGTCCCTGGTTCGTGCCCACCTCATCGAGCGCAGTCCTGTATGGGAGCTGCTGAGGGACATTCAGACTCAGATGATGGCAGTCCCCACTGGCAATTGGACCCCTGGAGTCTGA